Proteins co-encoded in one Coprobacter tertius genomic window:
- the panC gene encoding pantoate--beta-alanine ligase: protein MKVITKIADLQREVAAVKGVGGKVGLVPTMGALHNGHLQLVKRCVSENDCCIVSVFVNPTQFNDKNDLLHYPRSLENDCKLLESVGCCIAFAPAVEEMYPEEDTRVFNLGKVAEVMEGKYRPGHFNGVAQIVSKLFYAATPDRAYFGEKDFQQIAVIRSMAKLIDSPVEIIDCPIVREEDGMALSSRNARLTPEQRKNAVNISATLFKSRNFASGHSVTETLNYVVDTVNAVPGLEVEYYEIVDGNTLLPVSDWNESDFIVGCITVYCGEVRLIDNIAYRR from the coding sequence ATGAAAGTAATTACTAAGATCGCCGATTTACAACGGGAAGTAGCTGCTGTTAAGGGAGTTGGTGGAAAAGTCGGTCTCGTTCCTACTATGGGGGCACTACATAACGGACATTTACAATTAGTAAAACGTTGTGTATCCGAGAACGATTGCTGTATTGTAAGTGTATTTGTGAATCCCACACAATTTAATGACAAAAACGATCTGCTGCATTATCCTCGTTCTCTCGAAAATGATTGTAAGTTACTCGAATCGGTCGGTTGCTGTATTGCCTTTGCTCCAGCGGTAGAAGAAATGTATCCCGAGGAAGATACGCGTGTCTTTAATCTCGGTAAAGTAGCTGAGGTGATGGAGGGTAAATATAGGCCCGGACATTTTAACGGTGTCGCACAGATTGTTAGTAAGCTTTTTTATGCAGCTACTCCTGATCGTGCTTATTTTGGAGAAAAGGATTTTCAACAAATTGCGGTGATACGCTCGATGGCAAAACTTATCGATTCTCCGGTAGAGATTATCGATTGCCCTATTGTGCGTGAAGAAGACGGCATGGCTTTGAGTAGTCGAAACGCTCGCCTTACCCCTGAACAAAGAAAAAATGCAGTAAATATATCTGCTACTTTATTTAAAAGTCGTAACTTTGCATCTGGTCATTCAGTAACCGAAACGCTTAATTATGTGGTAGATACTGTTAATGCTGTTCCCGGGCTAGAAGTTGAATATTATGAGATTGTCGATGGGAATACTTTATTGCCGGTAAGTGATTGGAATGAGTCGGATTTTATTGTCGGTTGTATTACCGTTTATTGTGGTGAAGTTCGTCTTATCGATAATATTGCGTACCGTCGTTAA
- a CDS encoding Na+/H+ antiporter NhaC family protein: MMNDDLTQPHKASFWALSPLFVFLGVYVVTSIIVNDFYKVPITVAFLIASAFSIAISQGKSISERIAHFSGGAANGNILLMIWIFILAGAFAQSAKSMGAIDATVNLTLHILPDNLLLAGLFIASCFISLSVGTSVGTIVALTPVAVGIAQRTGLDVPFITAIVAGGAFFGDNLSFISDTTIAATKTQGCLMKDKFKVNSMIVVPAAILVLIYYIFAGLHVHSPSEITAIHWPKVVPYLIVLGTAIAGVNVMVVLILGILSTGITGLITGGFSFFGWVGSMGEGISGMGELIIITLMAGGMLEMIRFNGGINYIIIKLTKRINSKRGAEMSIAGLVGFANLCTANNTIAIITVGGIAKDIADRFGVDKRKSASILDTFSCLIQGIIPYGAQMLMAASLAAVSPLAIIKYLYYPMLMGICALLSILFRYPKRYS; the protein is encoded by the coding sequence ATGATGAACGATGATCTGACTCAACCCCATAAAGCCAGTTTTTGGGCATTAAGTCCCTTGTTTGTTTTCTTGGGAGTATATGTCGTTACCTCGATAATCGTAAATGATTTTTACAAAGTCCCTATTACTGTAGCTTTTCTTATCGCATCGGCTTTTTCTATTGCAATTTCACAAGGAAAATCGATAAGCGAACGCATCGCTCACTTTTCGGGAGGAGCTGCTAACGGAAATATTCTGCTGATGATATGGATATTCATTCTGGCAGGGGCATTTGCTCAATCAGCTAAATCTATGGGAGCTATTGATGCTACTGTAAATCTTACATTGCATATACTACCCGATAACCTTTTGTTGGCGGGGCTCTTTATCGCGTCTTGCTTTATCTCTCTTTCGGTTGGAACATCGGTAGGAACAATTGTCGCTCTTACTCCCGTTGCTGTCGGTATCGCCCAGAGAACAGGATTAGATGTACCGTTTATCACTGCGATCGTAGCCGGAGGGGCTTTTTTCGGAGACAATCTCTCTTTTATTTCCGATACGACAATTGCCGCAACCAAAACGCAAGGGTGTTTGATGAAAGATAAATTCAAAGTAAACAGCATGATTGTAGTACCTGCCGCAATTTTAGTACTTATTTACTATATCTTTGCCGGGTTACATGTACATTCACCCTCCGAAATTACAGCTATTCATTGGCCTAAAGTAGTACCTTATCTGATTGTTTTAGGTACGGCTATCGCCGGAGTCAATGTGATGGTCGTACTAATATTGGGAATACTATCTACCGGTATTACAGGTTTGATTACCGGAGGATTTTCATTTTTCGGATGGGTAGGATCTATGGGTGAAGGTATCTCAGGAATGGGAGAACTCATTATTATTACATTAATGGCCGGAGGAATGCTGGAAATGATTCGTTTTAACGGTGGTATAAATTATATTATCATAAAATTAACCAAACGAATAAATTCTAAGCGAGGTGCCGAAATGAGTATTGCAGGATTAGTCGGCTTTGCCAATCTTTGTACGGCAAATAATACAATCGCTATTATTACTGTAGGTGGTATTGCTAAAGACATAGCAGACCGTTTCGGAGTCGATAAAAGAAAATCGGCCAGCATACTCGATACTTTTTCATGTCTCATACAGGGGATTATACCGTATGGGGCTCAAATGCTAATGGCGGCTTCATTAGCGGCAGTATCCCCGCTTGCCATCATCAAATATCTTTATTATCCCATGCTAATGGGAATATGCGCTTTATTATCGATATTATTTCGATATCCCAAACGCTATTCCTGA
- the menD gene encoding 2-succinyl-5-enolpyruvyl-6-hydroxy-3-cyclohexene-1-carboxylic-acid synthase, producing MEYSEKEGCRILVEVLAAKGVKRVVLSPGSRNAPLIVSFARCDKFEKFIVLDERSAAFMALGMSQQTEEPVALVCTSGTALLNYAPAVAEAYYQRIPLIIISADRPPEWIDQDDSQTIRQFGIFGNFVRSSYILPAEITCDDERWYVNRIVNDAINTALQRVKGPVHIDVPLREPLYGVKEYNTCMSERIISHFGSEECLSADTMNTFASYFNRTEKVLILASFSSPDKTLNNVLSILSKKDNVVVFTETISNLSSSGFIPTIDRVLSAMTDEEKKAFSPDLLITFGGSLVSRMVKKWLRDNPPKEHWNLNSEKHFVDTMKCLSSQISILPSSFFTGLRPLLTVTKSNYAIKWEEIRSRAARSHNKYISEIPWCDLKAFSILLPLLPSGVRLQLSNSTPVRYAQLFEYSQIERCDSNRGTSGIDGATSTAVGAAAVTPGVTVFITGDMGFLYDSNALWNRYISPRLKIIVMCNGGGSIFRFIPGPSELPELESYFETHRDVDVEGLASLNGFKFFKADSETSLKSVLPAFFDEKEKPVILAIETPRELNAEILRGYFKRNQ from the coding sequence ATGGAATATTCCGAAAAGGAAGGTTGTAGAATATTGGTGGAAGTGTTGGCTGCAAAAGGAGTTAAAAGGGTCGTCCTTTCTCCGGGGTCGCGAAATGCTCCATTGATCGTATCGTTTGCTCGTTGTGATAAATTTGAAAAATTTATAGTACTTGACGAACGAAGTGCGGCTTTTATGGCATTGGGTATGTCTCAGCAAACTGAAGAACCTGTTGCTCTAGTATGTACTTCGGGTACGGCATTACTAAATTATGCACCGGCGGTGGCAGAAGCCTATTATCAGCGTATTCCGTTAATCATTATTTCAGCCGACAGACCTCCGGAATGGATCGATCAAGACGATAGCCAAACAATACGGCAATTCGGAATTTTTGGCAATTTCGTCAGGTCGTCTTATATTTTACCCGCTGAAATTACTTGTGACGACGAACGTTGGTATGTAAATCGTATTGTAAATGATGCTATAAATACAGCTTTGCAAAGAGTAAAAGGTCCGGTTCATATCGATGTTCCCTTACGTGAGCCACTATACGGGGTAAAAGAATATAACACCTGTATGAGTGAACGAATAATAAGTCATTTCGGTTCGGAAGAGTGTTTGTCAGCTGATACGATGAACACTTTTGCATCTTACTTTAATCGTACAGAAAAAGTATTGATATTGGCTTCTTTTTCGAGTCCCGATAAGACTTTAAATAATGTTTTATCGATATTATCGAAAAAAGATAATGTTGTTGTGTTTACCGAAACGATTTCTAATTTATCTTCTTCCGGTTTTATCCCGACTATCGATCGGGTTTTATCGGCTATGACCGATGAGGAAAAAAAAGCGTTTTCTCCCGATTTATTAATTACATTCGGAGGATCTTTGGTATCGAGAATGGTAAAAAAATGGTTGCGGGATAATCCACCCAAAGAACATTGGAATCTTAATTCCGAAAAGCATTTTGTGGATACGATGAAATGTTTATCGTCACAGATTTCCATTTTGCCCTCGTCATTCTTTACGGGCCTACGGCCATTGCTTACAGTGACTAAAAGTAATTATGCGATAAAATGGGAAGAGATACGGAGCCGGGCCGCTCGCTCGCATAATAAATATATATCTGAAATTCCGTGGTGTGACTTAAAAGCTTTTTCTATTTTATTGCCGTTGTTACCTTCAGGTGTACGTTTGCAACTTTCTAATAGTACTCCTGTCCGCTATGCCCAATTATTTGAATATTCCCAAATAGAACGTTGCGATTCTAATCGGGGAACGAGCGGTATCGATGGAGCTACTTCTACTGCTGTGGGAGCTGCAGCGGTTACTCCCGGTGTTACTGTGTTCATAACAGGAGATATGGGCTTTTTATACGATTCTAACGCCTTATGGAATCGATATATTTCACCTCGTTTGAAGATTATCGTGATGTGTAATGGGGGAGGAAGTATTTTCCGGTTTATTCCGGGACCATCTGAATTGCCCGAACTGGAATCCTATTTTGAAACTCATAGAGATGTAGATGTGGAAGGACTTGCAAGTCTGAACGGATTTAAATTTTTTAAGGCAGATTCGGAGACTTCATTGAAATCGGTATTGCCTGCTTTTTTCGATGAAAAGGAAAAGCCGGTGATACTTGCTATTGAGACTCCCCGTGAATTGAACGCCGAAATATTACGTGGATATTTTAAAAGAAACCAATAA
- the menB gene encoding 1,4-dihydroxy-2-naphthoyl-CoA synthase: MAVREWQKIKDYEDIKFEFFEGIAKITINRPEVYNAFRPQTNFEMLDAMTICRERNDIGVIVLTGAGDKAFCSGGDQKVKGIGGYLDENGVPRLNVLDLHKAIRSIPKPVIAMVNGYAIGGGHVLHVVCDLTIASENARFGQTGPKVGSFDGGFGSSYLARCVGQKKVREIWFLCRQYTAKEAEEMGMVNKVVPFERLEEETVDWCKTILQRSPMAIRMIKRALNAELDGQRGLMEFAGDATLMYYLMEEAQEGKNAFLEKRDPDFQKFPKFPG, from the coding sequence ATGGCTGTAAGAGAATGGCAGAAAATAAAAGATTACGAAGACATAAAATTTGAATTCTTCGAAGGAATCGCGAAAATTACGATTAATCGTCCGGAAGTTTATAATGCTTTCCGACCGCAAACGAACTTTGAAATGCTCGATGCAATGACGATTTGCCGAGAACGTAATGATATAGGAGTTATCGTTTTAACTGGGGCTGGCGATAAAGCTTTTTGTTCCGGTGGTGATCAGAAGGTAAAAGGGATAGGCGGATATCTCGATGAAAACGGGGTACCTCGTCTTAATGTCCTTGATTTGCATAAAGCGATACGATCTATTCCTAAGCCGGTAATTGCAATGGTAAACGGATATGCGATAGGTGGAGGACATGTTTTACATGTGGTATGTGATTTAACGATTGCTTCTGAAAATGCGAGATTCGGACAGACCGGCCCCAAAGTCGGCAGTTTTGACGGTGGTTTCGGATCGTCTTATCTTGCTCGTTGTGTCGGTCAGAAAAAAGTTCGGGAGATATGGTTTCTATGTCGACAATATACGGCTAAGGAAGCAGAAGAAATGGGAATGGTAAACAAAGTTGTTCCTTTCGAGAGACTTGAAGAGGAAACAGTAGATTGGTGTAAAACTATTTTGCAGCGTAGCCCGATGGCAATAAGAATGATAAAAAGAGCTTTGAATGCTGAACTCGACGGACAACGAGGATTGATGGAGTTTGCCGGAGACGCGACTCTTATGTATTATCTTATGGAAGAAGCGCAGGAAGGGAAAAATGCCTTTCTTGAAAAACGTGATCCTGATTTTCAGAAATTCCCTAAATTTCCCGGATAA
- a CDS encoding MATE family efflux transporter, which yields MFTRKEIWTVSYPILISLVVQNLINITDTAFLGRVGEVELGASALAGVYYMAVYMIGFGFSTGSQILMARRNGEKRFKDIGSIMLQSTFFLILLAALLWGLNDFCSPWFLRLMINSKEIYNATTEYLDYRIYGLFFSFISAMFRAFYVGITKTRILTVNAIIMAVSNIILNYIFIFGKFGCPAMGIGGAALGSVLSELISVIYYILYTNVKVDTKKYAFFDFTHFDPKVIVRVLNVSIWTMIQFFIPIITWFVFFVAIEHLGERQLAIANIVRSVSTIFFMPVNAFAATACTLVSNAMGAGHPDEVPRISLRIMKMCYMVILPLMLLVFLWPSLLLRIYTDNQELIQGSILSMYVMVLYYFLAVPGSIWFHTVAGTGNTRTTMVIETFTAFVYMVAIYVIILLFRPANVALCWFVEYIYWAVLLLLSWLYIKKARWQNKKI from the coding sequence ATGTTTACACGTAAAGAGATATGGACGGTGTCTTATCCTATCCTGATAAGTCTTGTCGTACAAAATCTTATCAATATAACCGATACGGCATTTTTGGGTAGGGTTGGCGAAGTAGAATTGGGTGCGTCTGCTTTGGCTGGTGTATATTATATGGCTGTGTATATGATCGGTTTCGGTTTCAGTACCGGATCGCAGATATTGATGGCCAGGCGTAACGGAGAAAAACGCTTTAAGGATATCGGCAGTATTATGTTGCAAAGTACCTTTTTCCTTATTTTGTTAGCTGCTTTGTTATGGGGACTTAATGATTTCTGTTCGCCGTGGTTTTTACGATTGATGATAAACTCGAAAGAGATTTATAATGCGACGACCGAATATCTCGATTATCGTATATACGGGTTGTTTTTTTCGTTTATCTCAGCGATGTTTCGGGCCTTTTATGTAGGAATAACCAAAACTCGCATATTAACGGTGAATGCCATTATAATGGCGGTATCGAATATTATTCTTAATTATATTTTTATATTCGGTAAATTCGGATGTCCCGCGATGGGAATCGGAGGGGCAGCTTTAGGATCGGTATTATCTGAATTGATTTCGGTAATCTATTATATCTTATATACCAATGTAAAAGTAGATACGAAGAAATATGCTTTTTTCGATTTTACTCATTTTGATCCGAAGGTGATCGTGAGAGTATTGAATGTTTCTATCTGGACTATGATACAATTTTTTATTCCCATCATAACCTGGTTTGTATTTTTTGTCGCAATAGAACATTTAGGAGAACGTCAGTTGGCGATTGCAAATATCGTACGCAGTGTTTCCACTATATTTTTTATGCCGGTTAATGCATTTGCCGCTACAGCTTGTACTCTTGTGAGTAATGCTATGGGAGCCGGACACCCGGATGAAGTCCCTCGTATTTCGCTGAGGATAATGAAAATGTGTTATATGGTCATTCTTCCCTTGATGTTACTGGTATTTTTATGGCCTTCGTTATTATTACGTATATATACCGATAACCAGGAACTTATACAAGGGAGTATCTTGTCTATGTATGTTATGGTATTGTATTATTTCTTGGCAGTACCGGGTAGTATATGGTTTCATACGGTTGCCGGAACCGGAAATACACGTACTACTATGGTGATCGAAACATTTACGGCTTTTGTATATATGGTTGCTATTTATGTGATAATACTTCTCTTCCGACCGGCAAATGTAGCTTTATGCTGGTTTGTAGAATACATATATTGGGCTGTCTTACTTTTGCTTTCGTGGTTGTATATAAAAAAAGCCCGTTGGCAAAACAAAAAAATATAG
- the panD gene encoding aspartate 1-decarboxylase: MLIEVVKSKIHRVTVTQADLNYIGSITIDEDLMDAANIIANEKVDIVNNNNGERFSTYVIKGERGSGVVCLNGAAARKVQPGDIVIIMSYAMMDFEEARNFKPSVIFPDTKTNKLIK; the protein is encoded by the coding sequence ATGTTAATAGAAGTCGTAAAATCCAAGATACATCGTGTAACTGTGACTCAAGCCGATCTGAATTATATCGGTAGTATCACCATCGATGAGGATCTTATGGATGCGGCCAATATCATTGCAAACGAGAAAGTAGATATTGTAAATAATAATAATGGAGAACGGTTTTCGACCTATGTGATTAAAGGAGAACGCGGTTCTGGGGTTGTGTGTCTTAATGGGGCTGCGGCCCGTAAGGTGCAACCCGGAGACATCGTTATTATTATGTCTTATGCTATGATGGATTTTGAAGAAGCCCGAAATTTTAAACCTTCGGTGATTTTCCCCGATACTAAGACGAATAAACTTATTAAATAA
- a CDS encoding DUF4270 family protein, producing the protein MKLHWLLPFALIATMISCEDDLDQIGSSIDSSVITISVDSTFSKKVKTQSISCENIPNRTLTQMIGSLNIPDFGSVKAGYLTQFIYLSSIDTIEWANIDSLVLSMGFKDSKFWGDSLAPMQLSVYKLNKKLETPLYSNLDPNNYYDQSNDFLNKTSYSASKLSIPDSLTTTGAKYIDTKLPQSFAKFLYDKFKEDPSAFTDIDRLPDIFPGLYIKNSYGIGSLINIEQSVISWYHHRTVKAYDGVTDSIIPYITHGFSVNNMVPTVNHIERTIAPKVENLIAQGKTIIQAPVGYNAQITIPTREIINTYLKTKETQGNIAMLNGITLSVPIVKPAKNDYGVIPPPYLLFIRKQGESTDQDGNKVEMDLNKFFTKRLLTDSKNYFYATYNSNTHSYDFGNIRDFFTTIMGNDAKYDQPETWFLNGSHPEYNEEILLVPINIETKTVINEYYQQVTVVSSISPYIAYPAQAEIDTENIKLKLIYSSIN; encoded by the coding sequence ATGAAACTTCATTGGTTATTGCCTTTTGCATTGATTGCAACAATGATCTCCTGCGAGGACGACCTCGATCAGATCGGATCCTCGATCGACTCTTCCGTGATTACAATCTCGGTAGACTCAACATTCAGCAAAAAAGTAAAGACTCAATCGATCAGTTGCGAAAATATACCGAACCGTACATTAACGCAAATGATCGGTTCATTAAATATACCCGATTTCGGGAGTGTTAAGGCTGGCTATCTTACTCAGTTTATTTATCTCTCGAGTATCGATACGATCGAGTGGGCCAATATCGACTCTTTAGTATTATCAATGGGATTCAAAGATTCGAAGTTCTGGGGAGACTCCTTAGCCCCTATGCAACTAAGTGTTTACAAATTAAACAAAAAACTCGAAACACCCCTATACAGTAATCTCGATCCGAATAATTATTACGATCAGTCGAACGATTTTTTGAACAAAACCAGCTATTCTGCATCCAAATTAAGCATCCCCGATTCCTTAACAACAACTGGCGCCAAATATATTGATACGAAATTACCGCAGTCTTTCGCCAAATTTTTGTATGACAAATTCAAAGAAGACCCTTCGGCCTTTACCGACATCGACCGTCTCCCAGACATTTTCCCTGGATTATACATAAAAAACAGTTACGGTATCGGATCGCTTATTAATATAGAACAATCGGTAATATCGTGGTATCATCATAGAACAGTAAAAGCATACGACGGAGTGACAGATTCTATTATACCTTATATTACGCATGGTTTTTCGGTAAACAATATGGTACCTACGGTAAACCATATCGAAAGAACAATCGCCCCCAAAGTAGAAAATTTGATCGCACAAGGAAAAACGATTATTCAGGCACCTGTCGGATACAATGCTCAAATAACGATTCCTACACGCGAAATAATAAACACCTATCTTAAAACAAAAGAAACGCAAGGTAATATCGCTATGTTAAACGGGATAACCCTTTCGGTTCCTATTGTAAAACCGGCAAAAAATGATTACGGAGTCATTCCACCACCCTATCTTCTCTTTATTCGTAAACAGGGTGAATCGACCGACCAAGATGGAAATAAAGTGGAAATGGACTTAAATAAATTTTTCACCAAACGGTTACTAACCGATTCGAAAAATTATTTCTATGCAACTTATAACTCGAATACACATAGTTACGATTTCGGCAATATACGTGATTTCTTCACGACCATTATGGGGAACGATGCCAAATATGACCAGCCAGAAACCTGGTTTCTTAATGGTTCACATCCCGAATACAACGAAGAAATATTGTTAGTACCGATAAATATCGAAACAAAGACAGTCATAAATGAATACTATCAACAAGTAACAGTAGTATCGAGCATATCTCCATATATTGCCTATCCGGCACAAGCTGAGATTGATACCGAAAATATTAAATTAAAATTGATATACAGCTCAATAAACTAA
- a CDS encoding o-succinylbenzoate synthase, with product MLEATYCRYILDFKTPGGTSRGVLKQKETFFIKVWNKEFPECFGIGECAVFRGLSADDYPDYEGRLSKLCSEINETTPDRLSGWSSLKFGLETALADLQNGGTRCIFNSDFIKRNVPIEINGLVWMGDKETMRKRIEEKLNAGFRCIKLKIGAIDFESELSLLNTIRSRFGCDSVELRVDANGAFSSEEAPARLEALSRYALHSIEQPIRRGQWDALKILCRNTPIPIALDEELIGLDDKIMKEDMLRYVNPQYVVLKPALVGGFSGASEWIELAVRHQVGWWVTSALESNIGLNAIAQFTSSYHPVIPQGLGTGMLYTNNIVSPLRQEGSVLTLDPLAGWDFSRLKWK from the coding sequence ATGCTGGAAGCAACTTATTGTAGGTATATTCTCGATTTTAAGACTCCCGGGGGAACCTCGAGAGGAGTATTGAAACAAAAGGAGACTTTTTTCATTAAGGTTTGGAATAAGGAATTTCCCGAATGTTTCGGTATAGGAGAGTGTGCCGTTTTTAGAGGATTGAGTGCTGATGATTATCCTGATTATGAAGGTCGTTTAAGTAAATTGTGTAGTGAGATAAATGAAACTACTCCCGATCGGTTATCTGGCTGGAGTTCATTGAAATTTGGGCTTGAAACAGCTCTTGCCGATTTGCAGAATGGGGGAACACGGTGTATTTTTAATTCGGATTTTATAAAAAGAAATGTGCCGATAGAGATAAACGGCTTGGTATGGATGGGCGATAAAGAGACGATGCGGAAACGTATAGAGGAAAAATTGAATGCAGGTTTTCGGTGTATAAAACTTAAAATTGGTGCTATCGATTTCGAATCGGAGCTTTCTTTATTAAATACTATCCGTTCTCGTTTTGGTTGTGATTCTGTAGAATTACGAGTCGATGCAAACGGTGCCTTTTCATCGGAAGAAGCGCCTGCTCGTCTCGAAGCATTGTCACGCTATGCACTGCATTCTATCGAACAACCTATTCGTCGGGGACAATGGGATGCATTGAAGATTTTGTGCCGTAATACGCCGATTCCTATCGCTCTTGATGAGGAGTTGATTGGTTTAGACGATAAAATAATGAAAGAAGATATGCTGCGTTATGTAAACCCTCAGTATGTTGTTCTGAAGCCGGCTTTAGTCGGCGGTTTTTCCGGTGCTTCCGAATGGATAGAATTGGCAGTGAGACATCAGGTCGGATGGTGGGTGACTTCAGCTCTCGAATCGAATATAGGGTTGAATGCTATTGCTCAATTTACAAGTAGTTATCATCCCGTGATTCCACAAGGATTAGGGACGGGGATGTTATATACCAATAATATTGTTTCACCACTCAGGCAAGAAGGATCTGTATTGACTCTCGATCCTCTCGCCGGGTGGGATTTTTCGAGATTGAAATGGAAATAA
- a CDS encoding glycogen/starch synthase, with protein sequence MKASKVLFITQEITPYLPESEIATICRNLPQGIQEHGREIRTFMPKYGTINERRNQLHEVIRLSGMNLIIDDTDHPLIIKVASIQSARMQVYFIDNDDYFQRKATLQDENGVEFEDNDERSIFYVRGVMETVKKLRWVPDIIHCHGWMTALAPLYIKKVYAEDPSFRDSKIVFSVYENDFKSPLKPGLAAKLTSDDIDAGSLNFKDNEPVDYATLSKLAINYSDGVIQASEMINPDVMTYAQSSGKPFLPYQNPETYIDAYNEFYDTVWENANK encoded by the coding sequence ATGAAAGCCAGTAAGGTATTATTTATTACACAAGAAATTACACCGTATCTTCCGGAATCGGAAATCGCTACTATATGTCGGAATCTGCCACAAGGGATCCAGGAACACGGACGCGAAATACGGACATTCATGCCCAAATACGGAACGATTAACGAACGCAGAAACCAGCTGCACGAAGTTATCCGATTATCAGGTATGAATCTGATCATCGACGATACCGACCATCCCCTTATTATCAAAGTCGCATCTATCCAATCTGCACGCATGCAGGTTTATTTTATCGATAATGATGATTATTTCCAGCGTAAAGCTACTTTACAGGATGAAAACGGGGTCGAGTTCGAAGACAATGATGAAAGAAGCATATTTTATGTAAGAGGAGTTATGGAAACTGTAAAAAAACTCCGTTGGGTTCCAGATATTATTCATTGCCATGGATGGATGACGGCCCTTGCTCCACTTTACATAAAAAAAGTATATGCCGAAGATCCCTCATTCAGGGATTCGAAAATCGTTTTCTCTGTTTATGAAAATGATTTTAAATCTCCACTTAAACCAGGTTTAGCAGCCAAACTTACTTCAGACGATATTGATGCGGGAAGTTTAAATTTCAAGGATAACGAACCTGTCGATTATGCTACATTATCGAAATTAGCCATCAATTATTCCGATGGCGTAATACAGGCTAGCGAAATGATAAATCCCGATGTTATGACATACGCTCAATCATCAGGAAAACCATTCTTACCCTATCAGAATCCCGAAACATACATCGATGCTTATAATGAGTTCTATGATACTGTTTGGGAAAATGCCAACAAATAA
- a CDS encoding AMP-binding protein, with protein MEIRLNGIVCRSADECAEVANEEIARFYCEWNNTLPYVLGRTSGSTGNPKEIKLIKADMEASARLTNEFFGITDETTMLLCLSPSYIAGKMMMVRAMISGADLQVVSPSSSPLSSLKRIPDFAAMVPMQVQCSLNESETREKLAGIGSLIIGGAPVTPALETSLQTLPVKCYATYGMTETVSHIALRDLGFTDTPYQALGEVTFEIDDRGCLIINTPHLSCSRFVTNDEVRLKDARRFHWLGRHDNVVNSGGVKLFPEEIEQKISECIKRRYFVMGKPDLRLGEKLVLIIEGEEMPPDEILRLQSDMERILIPYQRPKEILFISRFKETYSGKVIRDIQE; from the coding sequence ATGGAAATAAGACTGAATGGGATAGTGTGCCGTTCGGCAGATGAATGCGCAGAAGTTGCAAATGAAGAAATTGCCCGATTTTATTGTGAATGGAACAATACTTTGCCGTATGTCTTAGGACGTACGTCGGGTTCTACCGGTAATCCCAAAGAAATTAAGCTTATAAAAGCTGATATGGAGGCTTCTGCACGACTGACAAATGAATTTTTCGGGATAACGGATGAAACAACGATGCTATTGTGTCTTTCTCCGTCATATATTGCGGGAAAGATGATGATGGTGCGGGCAATGATTTCCGGTGCCGACCTTCAGGTAGTTTCTCCCTCTTCATCTCCTTTATCGAGTTTAAAACGCATTCCGGATTTTGCCGCTATGGTTCCTATGCAGGTACAGTGTTCGTTAAATGAATCAGAGACGCGTGAAAAATTGGCCGGTATCGGTTCTCTTATTATCGGCGGGGCTCCGGTTACACCTGCTCTGGAAACTTCTTTACAAACGTTGCCTGTAAAATGTTATGCTACTTATGGTATGACAGAAACCGTTTCGCATATAGCTTTACGTGATCTCGGATTTACAGATACTCCGTACCAGGCACTCGGGGAGGTTACATTTGAAATAGATGATCGTGGGTGTCTTATAATAAATACTCCGCATCTAAGTTGTTCCCGATTTGTTACTAATGATGAGGTTCGGTTAAAAGACGCACGTCGTTTTCATTGGTTGGGACGGCATGATAATGTAGTTAATTCGGGAGGTGTGAAACTTTTTCCGGAAGAAATTGAGCAGAAAATCTCGGAATGTATAAAGCGTCGTTACTTTGTTATGGGAAAACCCGATTTAAGATTGGGTGAAAAACTCGTTCTTATTATAGAGGGTGAGGAGATGCCCCCGGATGAAATTTTAAGGCTACAATCTGATATGGAACGAATACTTATTCCTTATCAACGTCCTAAAGAAATATTATTTATATCCCGTTTTAAGGAGACCTATTCGGGTAAAGTAATTCGTGATATTCAGGAATAG